One region of Chryseobacterium muglaense genomic DNA includes:
- the ricT gene encoding PSP1 domain-containing protein yields MSCGCKTSGDSAHSCGTKSANGCESVNTCGNSYKLSVFDWLSNVQNPASNRCDFVEVRFKNDRKLFYKNVNNIPLHIGSVVTVESSPGHDVGVVSLTGELVKIQMKKKRASEENPLKIYRQANQKDIEVWQEARKKEENIKIEARKISHRIGLEMKITDVEYQGDSSKVTFYYTADNRVDFRMLIKEFAGAFRTKIDMKQIGFRQEAAKVGGIGSCGRELCCSTWLTDFRSVNTNVARYQQLSINPQKLAGQCGKLKCCLNYELDSYLDALSHFPSSSTMIDTEKGRAFCIKIDVFKKKMWFAYVDSSMAWYDFDVDVVKKMISQNKRGERTLPLEDLKQPEISVKTVDLIQENSVDRFEKKNRGFNKNRNQGQNQNRPSNNQNQGPRKPRPENNNERPERNDRAERPERQERQPRPEKTVKPTQNNNQRPQKPQQQRPPIEKGETVNAVNNDAEAKPQNQPPKKKFKKKFPPKKDNNA; encoded by the coding sequence ATGAGTTGTGGATGTAAAACATCCGGCGATTCTGCACATTCTTGCGGAACAAAATCTGCGAATGGCTGTGAAAGTGTAAATACCTGCGGTAATAGTTATAAATTAAGTGTTTTCGATTGGCTGTCTAACGTACAAAATCCTGCATCAAACAGGTGTGATTTTGTGGAAGTTAGATTTAAAAATGACAGAAAATTATTTTATAAAAATGTAAATAATATTCCTTTACATATAGGTAGCGTTGTAACAGTAGAATCTAGTCCGGGACACGATGTAGGCGTAGTAAGCCTTACGGGAGAATTAGTGAAAATTCAGATGAAGAAAAAAAGAGCTTCTGAAGAAAACCCACTTAAAATATACAGGCAAGCCAACCAAAAAGACATTGAAGTTTGGCAGGAAGCCCGAAAAAAAGAGGAAAATATAAAAATTGAAGCCCGAAAAATTTCGCACAGAATAGGTCTTGAAATGAAGATTACTGATGTGGAATATCAAGGTGATTCTTCTAAGGTAACATTCTATTACACTGCCGATAATCGAGTAGATTTCAGAATGTTGATTAAAGAATTTGCAGGAGCTTTCCGTACAAAAATCGATATGAAACAAATCGGTTTCAGACAAGAAGCGGCAAAAGTAGGCGGAATAGGATCTTGCGGTAGAGAGTTATGTTGCTCAACCTGGTTAACAGATTTCAGATCGGTAAATACTAATGTTGCAAGATATCAGCAACTGAGTATCAATCCTCAAAAACTGGCAGGACAGTGCGGTAAATTGAAATGTTGTTTAAATTACGAATTAGACAGCTATCTTGATGCGTTAAGCCACTTCCCTTCTTCGTCAACAATGATTGATACCGAAAAAGGAAGAGCTTTTTGTATAAAAATTGATGTTTTCAAAAAGAAAATGTGGTTTGCATATGTAGATAGCTCAATGGCTTGGTATGATTTCGACGTTGATGTGGTGAAAAAGATGATTTCGCAAAATAAAAGAGGCGAAAGAACGTTACCTCTCGAAGATTTGAAGCAGCCTGAAATCTCTGTGAAAACGGTAGATTTAATTCAAGAAAACAGTGTTGATCGTTTTGAAAAGAAAAACAGAGGTTTTAACAAAAACAGGAATCAAGGACAAAACCAAAACAGACCAAGCAACAATCAAAATCAGGGACCTAGAAAACCTAGACCTGAAAACAATAACGAGAGACCTGAGAGAAACGACAGAGCTGAAAGACCAGAAAGACAGGAGCGTCAACCACGACCTGAAAAAACGGTGAAACCTACTCAAAACAATAATCAAAGACCTCAAAAACCACAGCAACAGAGACCTCCAATAGAAAAAGGAGAAACCGTGAATGCTGTAAATAACGATGCTGAGGCAAAACCTCAGAATCAACCACCCAAAAAGAAGTTTAAAAAGAAATTTCCTCCAAAAAAAGATAATAATGCATAA
- a CDS encoding gliding motility lipoprotein GldH translates to MHKISGLFLLIFLVSCNASGEDVIMNNIDNKWNKKTEQKFNLEISDPQNPKNLIFVVRNNNEYPYSNIRFIVNLTHPKTKAKQIDTLNYILAKPNGEWLGTGFGETKETLFQYKLNYKFPEKGNYEISVAQAMRNDNLPGIEDLGIKVETAKP, encoded by the coding sequence ATGCATAAAATTTCAGGGCTTTTTCTCCTTATTTTTTTGGTGAGCTGTAATGCTTCCGGAGAAGACGTTATTATGAATAACATTGATAATAAATGGAATAAGAAGACCGAACAAAAATTTAATCTTGAAATTTCGGATCCACAAAATCCTAAAAATCTTATATTTGTTGTAAGAAACAATAATGAATACCCTTACAGCAATATTAGATTTATTGTAAATCTTACCCATCCGAAAACCAAAGCCAAGCAAATTGATACGCTGAATTATATTTTGGCTAAACCAAATGGCGAATGGCTTGGAACAGGATTTGGAGAAACCAAGGAAACTTTATTTCAGTATAAACTGAATTACAAATTCCCGGAAAAAGGTAATTATGAAATTTCTGTTGCTCAGGCAATGAGAAACGACAACCTTCCGGGGATTGAAGACTTAGGTATAAAAGTAGAAACGGCTAAACCGTAA
- a CDS encoding penicillin-binding protein 1A, whose translation MEENKQNKGSKGKTFPLPPKKNTKNSAWKRWVKFIWIGFIAVVLGISGLFFAVSQGFLGEMPDVKELENPDIYVASEIYSSDGVLLGKFEKEKTQPIQYKDLPPYLIYALQAKEDERFKEHSGIDLKSILRAVRYGGDRGGGSTITQQLAKLLFTKEPSKNPVKRAVQKLKEWVVAVSLEKRYTKEEIITLYFNKFDFTYNANGIEMASKIYFNKPTSQLTLPEAAVFVSMLEAPIANNPLRNPERAKRRRDVVLDQMLETGYVDQATHDKAVETPITTDYRPIKNITDDYSAYYKFYLKKEIDTYLKDYEKETGKPLNLFKDGLKIYVTLDSKMQKYAEESIKEHLTDLQKRFDAEQKGRKNWPFYYLNDQQVNKIMMQAVKRTGRYKQLSRAGVSEDSIMMEFHKPVKMSRFTWAGEEEVEMTPWDSIRWHKKVAQAGLMSMVPGTGEIKAWVGGIDWQHFQYDHIKQGKRQVGSTFKPFVYATAIMKLGLTPCSTISNATFTKGSYRVPGRGGMLTLKDALAHSQNPVALRLAEMTGTQSVIQTARDLGVTEEISTSLPMALGASDITIYEMLGAYSTFANYGNYNKPEMIWRIEDVNGRVIKEVISEPKEVMNPNYAYTMIELMKGVAQYGTASGELGRRGVSKDIEIAAKTGTTQNNSDGWFMGITPKLATGAWVGWEDRATHFLGTGEGQGAKMALPIWAIFMKKVWADKSLKISPDDKFVKPLDWKDGCSNLQGLGSGYGDDGGLQTIDDLKNPRPADNGQKNNPGKKEENVNEHLNTSEDVDFNK comes from the coding sequence ATGGAAGAAAACAAACAAAATAAAGGAAGCAAGGGAAAAACGTTCCCGCTTCCTCCTAAAAAAAATACTAAAAATTCAGCTTGGAAAAGATGGGTTAAATTTATTTGGATTGGGTTTATTGCAGTGGTTTTAGGTATTTCGGGACTTTTCTTTGCCGTTTCCCAGGGTTTTCTTGGTGAAATGCCCGATGTAAAAGAGCTTGAAAATCCTGATATTTATGTTGCATCTGAAATATATTCATCAGACGGAGTTCTTTTAGGAAAATTTGAGAAAGAAAAAACTCAGCCTATTCAATATAAAGATTTGCCTCCTTATTTGATATATGCACTTCAGGCAAAAGAAGATGAGCGTTTTAAGGAACATTCGGGTATTGATTTGAAATCAATTTTGAGAGCCGTAAGATATGGTGGAGACCGAGGTGGAGGTTCTACAATTACACAACAGTTGGCAAAACTTTTATTCACAAAAGAGCCTTCAAAAAATCCTGTAAAAAGAGCCGTTCAAAAACTTAAAGAATGGGTGGTTGCGGTAAGCTTAGAAAAAAGATACACCAAAGAGGAAATCATTACTTTGTATTTTAACAAGTTTGATTTTACCTACAACGCAAACGGAATTGAGATGGCGTCTAAAATTTATTTTAATAAACCTACATCGCAATTAACACTTCCGGAAGCTGCTGTATTTGTATCGATGCTTGAAGCGCCGATTGCAAATAATCCATTAAGAAATCCTGAGCGAGCAAAAAGAAGAAGAGATGTGGTATTAGACCAAATGCTTGAAACAGGATATGTAGACCAGGCAACGCACGACAAAGCAGTTGAAACGCCTATTACGACAGATTACCGTCCGATAAAAAATATTACCGATGATTATTCTGCGTACTATAAGTTTTATTTAAAAAAGGAAATAGACACTTATCTTAAAGACTACGAAAAAGAAACAGGAAAACCTTTAAACCTCTTCAAAGATGGTTTAAAAATATACGTTACGCTTGATTCTAAAATGCAGAAGTATGCCGAAGAATCAATTAAAGAACATTTAACGGACCTTCAAAAAAGATTTGATGCAGAACAAAAAGGGAGAAAAAACTGGCCATTTTATTACCTTAATGATCAGCAGGTAAATAAAATAATGATGCAGGCTGTAAAAAGAACCGGTCGTTATAAACAACTGAGCAGAGCTGGAGTTTCTGAAGATTCTATTATGATGGAGTTCCACAAACCTGTAAAAATGTCTAGATTTACCTGGGCAGGAGAAGAAGAAGTAGAAATGACACCTTGGGACTCTATCAGATGGCATAAAAAGGTTGCACAGGCAGGTTTAATGTCGATGGTTCCAGGAACAGGTGAAATTAAAGCTTGGGTTGGAGGAATCGATTGGCAGCATTTCCAGTATGATCACATCAAACAGGGGAAAAGACAGGTAGGATCTACTTTTAAACCTTTTGTTTATGCTACAGCAATTATGAAATTGGGACTAACACCTTGTTCAACCATTTCGAATGCAACTTTCACTAAAGGAAGTTACCGCGTTCCGGGAAGAGGCGGAATGTTAACCTTGAAAGATGCTTTAGCTCACTCTCAAAACCCTGTTGCATTAAGATTGGCTGAAATGACAGGAACTCAAAGTGTCATTCAGACCGCAAGAGATTTAGGAGTAACTGAAGAAATTTCTACAAGTTTACCAATGGCTCTAGGAGCATCTGATATTACAATTTATGAAATGCTTGGAGCATACAGCACATTTGCCAATTACGGGAATTACAACAAACCGGAAATGATCTGGAGAATTGAAGATGTAAACGGAAGAGTTATAAAAGAAGTAATCTCTGAACCTAAAGAAGTAATGAATCCTAATTACGCTTACACCATGATTGAATTGATGAAAGGTGTTGCACAATACGGTACAGCTTCAGGAGAATTGGGAAGACGAGGAGTGTCTAAAGACATTGAAATTGCTGCAAAAACAGGAACAACTCAGAACAACTCAGATGGTTGGTTTATGGGGATTACTCCAAAACTAGCAACCGGAGCTTGGGTTGGTTGGGAAGACAGAGCAACTCACTTCTTAGGAACAGGTGAAGGTCAGGGTGCAAAAATGGCATTGCCAATCTGGGCAATATTTATGAAAAAAGTATGGGCTGATAAAAGTTTAAAAATATCCCCTGACGATAAATTTGTAAAACCTTTAGACTGGAAAGACGGCTGCAGCAACCTTCAGGGGCTTGGCAGTGGATACGGTGACGATGGGGGATTACAAACCATTGATGATTTAAAAAACCCACGTCCCGCAGACAACGGACAAAAAAATAACCCTGGTAAAAAAGAAGAAAACGTAAATGAACATCTGAACACCAGTGAAGATGTAGACTTTAACAAATAA
- a CDS encoding protein adenylyltransferase SelO, with protein MNIDKITQPFTEIFPGDFSGNTIQRNTPKVLFSTVEPVGFENPELIIFNEKLSEEIGLGKLDEKDIDFLAATNLPENIKTYATAYAGHQFGNWAGQLGDGRAILAGEITNETGQKNEIQWKGAGATPYSRHADGRAVLRSSVREYLMSEAMYHLGVPTTRALSLCLTGENVVRDIMYSGNPQEEKGAVVVRTAESFLRFGHFELISTQKEINTLIDLTDFTIENYYKNITSDGEQKYKDFFSEVCTRTADLMVEWFRVGFVHGVMNTDNMSILGLTIDYGPFSMMDEYDLNFTPNTTDLPGRRYAFGKQGQISQWNLWQLANALFPLIKDEKLLEETLNSYGNYFWEAHDKMLCRKFGFNELKKEDEEFFVNWQSLMQDLQFDYTLFFNLLEKLESISDIKTNFQKISYIPLDDSKIKKIEDFIQTYIQRLKTNTISKEESLDLMKKTNPKFLLRNYLLFECIEEINNGKTEILKKLTKAIENPYEEIFPEFSVKRPIGYDDISGCSMLSCSS; from the coding sequence ATGAATATCGACAAGATTACCCAGCCTTTTACAGAGATTTTTCCAGGAGATTTTTCAGGAAACACCATCCAAAGAAATACGCCTAAAGTTCTTTTTTCAACCGTAGAACCCGTTGGGTTTGAAAACCCTGAACTGATTATTTTTAACGAAAAACTTTCAGAAGAAATAGGATTGGGAAAATTAGATGAAAAAGATATTGACTTTTTAGCCGCCACCAATTTACCCGAAAACATAAAAACCTATGCTACCGCATATGCAGGGCATCAGTTCGGAAACTGGGCAGGTCAGTTAGGTGACGGCCGTGCTATACTTGCTGGAGAAATCACCAATGAGACAGGGCAAAAAAATGAAATTCAATGGAAAGGAGCTGGTGCAACACCCTATTCCCGCCACGCAGATGGAAGAGCCGTTTTAAGATCTTCCGTTCGTGAATACCTGATGAGTGAAGCTATGTATCATTTAGGAGTTCCTACAACCCGAGCTTTAAGTTTATGCCTTACTGGTGAAAACGTAGTCCGGGATATTATGTACAGCGGAAATCCTCAGGAAGAAAAAGGTGCGGTCGTTGTAAGAACGGCAGAAAGTTTTCTCCGCTTTGGTCATTTTGAGTTAATATCTACACAGAAAGAAATTAATACCCTTATTGACCTTACTGATTTTACGATTGAAAATTATTATAAAAATATCACCTCCGACGGCGAACAGAAATATAAAGATTTTTTTAGCGAGGTTTGCACAAGAACTGCCGATTTGATGGTTGAATGGTTCAGAGTCGGTTTTGTACATGGTGTAATGAATACCGACAACATGTCGATTCTAGGCTTAACAATCGATTACGGACCCTTTTCGATGATGGATGAATACGACCTTAATTTCACACCCAATACCACAGATTTGCCCGGAAGAAGATATGCTTTCGGAAAACAAGGACAAATCTCACAATGGAATCTTTGGCAACTTGCCAACGCACTTTTTCCTTTGATAAAAGATGAGAAACTCTTAGAAGAAACACTAAACTCTTACGGCAATTATTTTTGGGAAGCTCACGACAAGATGTTGTGTAGAAAATTTGGTTTTAATGAATTGAAAAAAGAGGATGAAGAGTTTTTCGTCAACTGGCAAAGCCTAATGCAGGACCTTCAATTTGATTATACTCTATTTTTTAATCTTTTAGAAAAGCTTGAAAGCATATCTGATATCAAAACAAATTTTCAGAAAATATCTTATATACCCTTGGATGATTCTAAAATAAAAAAGATTGAAGATTTTATTCAAACATATATCCAAAGATTGAAAACCAATACAATTTCAAAAGAAGAGTCTTTAGATTTAATGAAAAAAACAAATCCAAAATTTCTTCTCAGAAATTATCTTCTTTTTGAATGTATTGAAGAAATCAACAATGGTAAAACAGAAATCTTAAAAAAACTTACAAAAGCCATAGAAAATCCCTACGAAGAGATTTTTCCCGAATTTTCGGTAAAAAGACCTATCGGATATGATGATATTTCCGGATGTTCTATGCTTTCTTGCAGTTCTTAG
- a CDS encoding T9SS-dependent choice-of-anchor J family protein yields MKKILLSLGILSCLSMNAQVLLNEGFESYTDFSITGFGSWQTLDLDGLDTYTGGGPVIGGTTTWSATWPNAGGPMGFQIFNLSTSNATNNATAVPGVDEEVRDFTAHGGQKTAVSWAGVPDIANANNDWLISPVVTLGATSNILTLWVKALSPAYAEKYKIGVYTGTGSPTSAANFTIVSGAPSGLTATATWQQVTVNLDAYAGQNIRVGIQYMASDKYMFMVDDVKITTGTLSTSEVSKSKTSIYPNPTKGEINIKTDKKIKSSTVFDLSGKVLLQTSSEKANISSFTKGTYLLKVDFVDGSSKTEKIIKD; encoded by the coding sequence ATGAAAAAAATTCTACTTTCTTTAGGTATTTTGTCTTGTTTATCAATGAATGCTCAGGTATTATTAAATGAAGGATTCGAATCATACACAGACTTTTCCATTACAGGGTTTGGAAGTTGGCAAACACTAGACTTAGATGGGTTAGATACTTATACTGGAGGAGGTCCTGTTATTGGAGGAACAACAACCTGGTCAGCAACTTGGCCTAATGCAGGAGGACCAATGGGTTTTCAAATTTTCAATCTTTCAACAAGTAATGCTACAAACAATGCTACAGCTGTTCCTGGTGTTGATGAAGAAGTTCGTGATTTTACAGCTCATGGAGGTCAAAAAACAGCAGTATCATGGGCTGGTGTACCCGATATAGCAAATGCTAATAATGATTGGTTAATATCTCCTGTGGTAACATTAGGCGCTACTTCAAATATCTTAACACTATGGGTTAAAGCCTTATCTCCAGCTTATGCAGAAAAATATAAAATTGGAGTTTACACAGGAACTGGTTCACCTACTTCCGCAGCAAATTTCACTATTGTATCTGGTGCTCCTTCTGGATTAACAGCCACAGCGACTTGGCAGCAAGTCACGGTGAATTTAGATGCATACGCAGGGCAAAATATTAGAGTTGGAATACAGTATATGGCTTCAGACAAATATATGTTCATGGTAGATGATGTTAAAATCACAACTGGAACATTATCTACAAGCGAAGTTTCAAAATCTAAAACAAGTATTTATCCAAATCCAACAAAAGGAGAAATCAACATCAAAACTGATAAGAAAATAAAATCTTCTACAGTATTTGATCTTTCAGGAAAAGTTTTATTACAAACCAGTTCTGAAAAAGCAAATATTAGCTCTTTCACAAAAGGAACTTACTTACTTAAAGTAGATTTTGTTGACGGAAGCAGCAAAACAGAGAAAATTATCAAAGATTAA